One segment of Microbacterium arborescens DNA contains the following:
- a CDS encoding vitamin K epoxide reductase family protein — protein sequence MPTTASVDAAASDDAAASARDIRPGPALAVVWIVVGIAGWVVSFLLYHEYIGQLTGGEAMISCDISPVVTCGPNLLSPGGNLLGFSNSIIGIVLFPGAVFAGVSALAAPAGLRPWYWRVYAGFVAAAFVLVHVFAYRSVFEYGSLCPWCMVVWLVTIPLFWATIGWTLREGVWGSAPQRVGALLLSWTPLVVVTDYLVIAVAAQVRLDVLGSL from the coding sequence ATGCCCACCACAGCATCCGTCGACGCCGCAGCATCCGACGACGCCGCAGCATCGGCACGCGACATCCGGCCCGGTCCCGCGCTCGCCGTCGTCTGGATCGTCGTCGGCATCGCGGGGTGGGTCGTGTCGTTCCTGCTCTACCACGAGTACATCGGGCAGCTGACGGGCGGCGAGGCCATGATCTCGTGCGACATCAGCCCCGTCGTCACCTGCGGGCCCAACCTGCTGAGCCCCGGCGGGAACCTGCTCGGATTCAGCAACTCCATCATCGGGATCGTGCTCTTCCCGGGGGCGGTCTTCGCGGGGGTCTCGGCCCTTGCCGCGCCGGCCGGGCTTCGTCCCTGGTACTGGCGGGTGTACGCCGGCTTCGTCGCGGCGGCGTTCGTGCTCGTCCACGTCTTCGCCTACCGCAGCGTGTTCGAGTACGGCTCGCTGTGCCCGTGGTGCATGGTCGTGTGGCTCGTGACGATCCCGCTCTTCTGGGCGACCATCGGCTGGACGCTGCGCGAGGGAGTCTGGGGGAGCGCGCCGCAGCGCGTCGGGGCGCTGCTGCTGTCGTGGACCCCGCTCGTCGTCGTGACCGACTACCTCGTCATCGCGGTGGCCGCGCAGGTGCGGCTCGACGTCCTCGGCAGCCTCTGA
- the xerD gene encoding site-specific tyrosine recombinase XerD, with product MRLDRAVAAYLRHISVERGLSAHTVAAYRRDLDAYTVWLDGQGIDETSEITAEVVTRFAEEAASADPPPAATSLARLQSSLRGLHRFLAREGIVDADPTQRLRPPKTPRRLPKALTIDQVERLLDAAGPTPGDVAATDLAALRDRALLELLYATGARVSEIVQLDVDDLALGDVLRVRGKGAKERIVPVGSYARAAVEAYLARARPELSRRGRATPRLFLGVRGAPLSRQSAWLIMQQAAERAELAAHVSPHTLRHSFATHLLQGGADVRVVQELLGHASVATTQIYTHVTVDALREIYATSHPRAR from the coding sequence GTGCGGCTCGACCGCGCCGTCGCGGCGTACCTGCGACACATCTCGGTCGAACGCGGACTGTCGGCGCACACCGTCGCGGCCTATCGCCGCGACCTCGACGCGTACACCGTGTGGCTCGACGGGCAGGGCATCGACGAGACGTCGGAGATCACGGCGGAGGTCGTGACGCGGTTCGCGGAAGAAGCGGCGTCCGCCGACCCGCCGCCGGCGGCGACGTCGCTGGCGCGGCTGCAGTCGTCGCTGCGGGGACTGCACCGCTTCCTGGCCCGCGAAGGCATCGTCGACGCGGACCCGACGCAGCGGCTGCGCCCGCCCAAGACGCCGCGGCGCCTCCCGAAGGCGCTGACGATCGATCAGGTCGAACGGCTGCTCGACGCCGCGGGCCCCACGCCGGGCGATGTCGCGGCGACCGACCTCGCCGCGTTGCGGGATCGAGCGCTGCTCGAGCTGCTGTACGCGACCGGCGCCCGGGTGTCGGAGATCGTGCAGCTGGATGTCGACGACCTCGCCCTCGGCGACGTGCTGCGCGTTCGAGGCAAGGGCGCGAAGGAGCGGATCGTGCCGGTCGGCTCGTACGCTCGCGCCGCGGTCGAGGCCTACCTCGCGCGGGCGCGGCCGGAGCTCTCCCGGCGCGGACGGGCGACGCCCCGGCTGTTCCTCGGGGTGCGCGGTGCTCCGCTGTCGCGGCAGAGCGCGTGGCTGATCATGCAGCAGGCGGCCGAGCGCGCTGAGCTGGCGGCCCATGTGTCACCGCACACCCTCCGGCATTCGTTCGCGACGCACCTGCTGCAAGGCGGAGCCGACGTGCGTGTCGTGCAGGAACTGCTCGGGCACGCCTCGGTGGCGACGACCCAGATCTACACGCACGTCACGGTCGACGCGCTGCGAGAGATCTACGCGACCTCTCATCCCCGCGCGCGCTGA
- a CDS encoding NUDIX domain-containing protein: MPELRDEPVEPEVVSSELVYSGHVWDVRSETVRFGDGEITRQFVDHPGAAAVVAIDDEERVVLIQQYRHPIRHRDWEIPAGLLDVAGEPPIETARRELAEEVDLVAESLEPLVSIFTTPGGNDEIIHVFLARGLRPAPSAYEREDEEADMRVERVPLTEVVDGVLAGRFRNGILATGVLAAAERLRRG; encoded by the coding sequence ATGCCTGAGCTGCGCGACGAACCCGTCGAGCCCGAGGTCGTCTCGAGCGAGCTCGTCTACTCCGGCCACGTCTGGGACGTGCGGAGTGAGACGGTGCGTTTCGGCGACGGCGAGATCACCCGCCAGTTCGTCGATCACCCCGGGGCTGCGGCCGTCGTCGCGATCGACGACGAGGAGCGCGTGGTGCTGATCCAGCAGTACCGGCATCCGATCCGTCACCGCGACTGGGAGATCCCCGCCGGGCTGCTCGACGTCGCCGGCGAACCGCCGATCGAGACCGCCCGGCGGGAACTCGCCGAAGAGGTCGACCTGGTGGCCGAGTCGCTCGAGCCGCTCGTCAGCATCTTCACGACGCCCGGGGGCAACGACGAGATCATCCACGTCTTCCTCGCCCGCGGACTCCGTCCGGCACCGAGCGCTTACGAGCGCGAGGACGAGGAGGCCGACATGCGCGTCGAGCGCGTGCCGTTGACGGAGGTCGTCGACGGCGTGCTCGCGGGACGGTTCCGAAACGGCATCCTGGCGACGGGCGTGCTCGCGGCGGCCGAACGGCTGCGTCGGGGCTGA
- a CDS encoding CTP synthase, whose amino-acid sequence MTDTHRAASSQNTTKQIFVTGGVVSSLGKGLTAASLGNLLTARGLRVVMQKLDPYLNVDPGTMNPFQHGEVFVTDDGAETDLDIGHYERFLDIELTQAANVTTGQIYSQVIAKERRGEYLGDTVQVIPHITDEIKRRMRLQATEEPRPDVIITEVGGTVGDIESQPFLEAARQLRHELGRDNVFFVHVSLVPFMGASGEQKTKPTQHSVAALRQVGIQPDALVLRSDRPVSESNRNKIALMCDVDVEGVVNTVDLPSIYDIPSTLNDQGLDAYITRRLGLAEKADDVDWTRWSKVLDAVHNPKHEVTIGLVGKYIDLPDAYLSVTEALKAGGFAQETKVNVTWIPSDLCETPEGAEKALASIDGIVVPGGFGIRGIEGKLGALKFAREQGIPTLGICLGLQCMVIEYARNMAGLSGASSSEFDPETEFPVIATMAEQVDIIAGGDLGGTMRLGLYEADLAEGSLAAEVYGATKASERHRHRYEVNNRYRDQIAEAGLVFSGLSPDRNLVEYVELPRDVHPYYIATQAHPELRSRPTEANPLFRGLVAAALDRHRASELFEVEDA is encoded by the coding sequence GTGACGGACACTCATCGCGCGGCCTCTTCCCAGAACACCACCAAGCAGATCTTCGTGACCGGTGGTGTGGTCTCTTCTCTCGGTAAGGGACTGACCGCCGCGAGTCTCGGCAACCTCCTCACCGCACGCGGTCTCCGCGTCGTGATGCAGAAGCTCGACCCGTACCTGAACGTCGACCCGGGCACGATGAACCCCTTCCAGCACGGTGAGGTCTTCGTCACCGACGACGGCGCCGAGACCGACCTCGACATCGGGCACTACGAGCGCTTCCTCGACATCGAGCTCACGCAGGCGGCCAACGTCACGACCGGGCAGATCTACTCGCAGGTCATCGCCAAGGAGCGCCGCGGCGAGTACCTCGGCGACACCGTCCAGGTCATCCCGCACATCACCGACGAGATCAAGCGCCGGATGCGGCTGCAGGCGACCGAGGAACCCCGCCCGGACGTCATCATCACCGAGGTCGGCGGCACCGTCGGCGACATCGAGTCGCAGCCCTTCCTCGAAGCCGCCCGCCAGCTGCGTCACGAGCTCGGCCGCGACAACGTGTTCTTCGTGCACGTCTCGCTTGTACCGTTCATGGGAGCCTCGGGCGAGCAGAAGACGAAGCCGACTCAGCACTCGGTCGCAGCCCTCCGCCAGGTCGGCATCCAGCCCGACGCCCTCGTGCTGCGCAGCGACCGTCCCGTCAGCGAGAGCAACCGCAACAAGATCGCGCTCATGTGCGACGTCGACGTCGAGGGCGTCGTGAACACCGTCGACCTGCCGAGCATCTACGACATCCCCTCGACCCTCAACGACCAGGGCCTCGACGCCTACATCACGCGCCGACTCGGGCTCGCCGAGAAGGCCGACGACGTCGACTGGACGCGGTGGAGCAAGGTCCTCGACGCCGTCCACAACCCCAAGCACGAGGTCACGATCGGCCTCGTCGGGAAGTACATCGACCTGCCCGACGCATATCTGTCGGTCACCGAAGCCCTCAAGGCCGGCGGCTTCGCGCAGGAGACCAAGGTCAACGTCACCTGGATCCCTTCCGACCTGTGCGAGACGCCGGAGGGGGCCGAGAAGGCTCTCGCGAGCATCGACGGCATCGTCGTGCCCGGCGGCTTCGGCATCCGCGGCATCGAGGGCAAGCTCGGCGCACTGAAGTTCGCGCGCGAACAGGGCATCCCCACGCTGGGCATCTGCCTGGGCCTGCAGTGCATGGTCATCGAGTACGCGCGCAACATGGCGGGCCTGTCGGGTGCGTCCTCGAGCGAGTTCGACCCGGAGACCGAGTTCCCGGTCATCGCGACGATGGCCGAGCAGGTCGACATCATCGCCGGCGGCGACCTCGGCGGCACGATGCGCCTGGGCCTGTACGAGGCCGACCTCGCCGAGGGCTCGCTCGCGGCCGAGGTGTACGGAGCCACGAAGGCCTCCGAGCGCCACCGCCACCGCTACGAGGTGAACAACCGGTACCGCGACCAGATCGCCGAGGCCGGACTGGTCTTCTCGGGCCTGTCACCCGACCGCAACCTCGTCGAGTACGTCGAGCTGCCGCGTGACGTGCACCCGTACTACATCGCGACGCAGGCCCACCCCGAGCTGCGGTCGCGCCCGACCGAGGCGAACCCGCTCTTCCGCGGGCTGGTCGCCGCCGCCCTCGACCGGCACCGCGCGAGCGAGCTGTTCGAGGTCGAGGATGCCTGA